A section of the Gasterosteus aculeatus chromosome 10, fGasAcu3.hap1.1, whole genome shotgun sequence genome encodes:
- the LOC120826832 gene encoding scavenger receptor cysteine-rich type 1 protein M130-like isoform X8 — translation MKLLLILQLGCLCHGVPYIHKLAGKCSFSLRMPGNSDVAALPADSTDVLLEQMCRDLDCGSIYAVNGTNSPPNATCFHGCLYRDGRLHNCSESVGGNCTGVAEVICGHQAVRLAAGADRCAGRVELWADGRWGTVCDDQWDLRDAHVVCGQLGCGYALSVAGQGGPFPPGRGPIHLDELNCTGREKNLWSCPAAQGEQDCGHKEDAGVVCSERRAVRLTGGSDRCSGKVEVHRNGSWGNVCDNCWNKQLASMVCSMLGCGTEPLKFSQFLPPLVFNDGPQWFYQCDQNTQSLWECKETVNSANLCVTSKASGVICNGSLGFHAATTPTMTNVAVATTLTTGAPSLVPSEGLRAYGLLGTVALALLLVVVLITNSVICCHYRRRHAMLLQQTHASPRPSAEHHNSYQCAVDLVKVTANPEQTEDSRRYRADVNPLTSLEGLCEECPEPTEELMAVPEAQYTTVSKSSRDSFSTSSTSSGECYENTKNYVMVLPDPGLGQSSAVYDVFSPADLTPSEGDEDEGPIYSPVSPDQDSSSEDDYDDIGSLQ, via the exons ATGAAGCTGCTTTTAATTCTACAACTGGGCTGTCTGTGTCACG GTGTCCCTTACATCCACAAACTCGCTGGTAAATGCAGCTTCTCGCTGAGGATGCCTGGAAACAGTGATGTGGCTGCATTGCCAGCGGACTCTACAGATGTGCTCCTAGAACAGATGTGTCGGGATCTGGATTGCGGCAGCATCTATGCAGTGAACGGAACCAACTCTCCTCCCAATGCCACCTGCTTTCACGGCTGTTTGTACCGAGACGGTCGTTTGCACAACTGTTCAGAGAGTGTCGGAGGCAACTGCACTGGGGTCGCTGAAGTAATCTGTG GCCACCAGGCGGTCCGGCTGGCGGCGGGGGCGGACCGCTGCGCCGGCCGGGTGGAGCTGTGGGCCGACGGGCGCTGGGGCACCGTGTGCGACGATCAGTGGGACCTGCGGGACGCCCACGTCGTGTGCGGCCAGCTCGGCTGCGGTTACGCCCTCAGTGTGGCGGGCCAGGGAGGCCCCTTCCCGCCGGGCAGAGGACCGATCCACCTGGACGAGCTGAACTGCACCGGCCGCGAGAAGAACCTGTGGAGCTGCCCGGCCGCGCAGGGCGAGCAAGACTGCGGACACAAAGAGGACGCCGGGGTCGTGTGCTCGG agaggagagcggTCAGACTGACCGGAGGTTCGGACCGTTGCTCTGGAAAGGTGGAGGTCCACCGCAATGGCAGCTGGGGAAACGTGTGCGACAACTGCTGGAACAAGCAGCTGGCCTCCATGGTGTGCTCCATGCTGGGCTGCGGTACCGAGCCGCTGAAGTTCTCCcagtttcttcctcctctcgtctTCAACGACGGGCCGCAGTGGTTCTATCAATGCGATCAGAACACGCAGAGTCTGTGGGAGTGCAAAGAGACGGTCAACTCGGCAAACCTGTGCGTGACCTCTAAGGCATCCGGGGTCATCTGCAACG GTTCCCTTGGGTTTCATGCTGCCACCACACCAACTATGACTAATGTAGCCGTAGCAACCACGCTGACGACCG GAGCCCCCTCATTGGTTCCCTCTGAAGGCTTACGGGCTTACGGGCTCCTCGGCACCGTCGCTCTGGCTCTTCTTCTCGTCGTGGTTCTCATCACAAACTCTGTGATCTGCTGCCATTACAGACGACGACACG CCATGTTGCTCCAGCAGACTCACGCCAGCCCACGACCGAGCGCCGAACATCACAACAGCTACCAATGTGCCGTCGACCTCGTCAAGGTCACCGCCAACCCAGAGCAGACGGAAG ATTCTCGGCGGTACAGAGCAGACGTAAACCCTCTGACGAGCCTCGAAGGCCTCTGCGAGGAAt gtcctGAACCCACGGAGGAGTTGATGGCAGTTCCAGAGGCTCAATATACCACAGTGTCAAAGAGCTCCAGGGACTCATTCAGtacctccagcacctcctctgGGGAATGCTACGAAAACACTAAGAACTATGTGATGGTCCTCCCAG ATCCAGGACTGGGCCAGTCGTCTGCTGTCTACGACGTCTTCAGCCCTGCAGATCTCACTCCCAGCGAAG GTGACGAAGACGAAGGCCCCATCTACTCTCCCGTTAGCCCGGATCAAGACTCCTCTTCTGAGGACGACTACGATGACATTGGCTCCTTGCAGTAA
- the LOC120826832 gene encoding soluble scavenger receptor cysteine-rich domain-containing protein SSC5D-like isoform X6, with protein sequence MKLLLILQLGCLCHALKKPSTQTDSTGLHVTADGNNTSGRVQEQFSSVPYIHKLAGKCSFSLRMPGNSDVAALPADSTDVLLEQMCRDLDCGSIYAVNGTNSPPNATCFHGCLYRDGRLHNCSESVGGNCTGVAEVICGHQAVRLAAGADRCAGRVELWADGRWGTVCDDQWDLRDAHVVCGQLGCGYALSVAGQGGPFPPGRGPIHLDELNCTGREKNLWSCPAAQGEQDCGHKEDAGVVCSERRAVRLTGGSDRCSGKVEVHRNGSWGNVCDNCWNKQLASMVCSMLGCGTEPLKFSQFLPPLVFNDGPQWFYQCDQNTQSLWECKETVNSANLCVTSKASGVICNGSLGFHAATTPTMTNVAVATTLTTGAPSLVPSEGLRAYGLLGTVALALLLVVVLITNSVICCHYRRRHAMLLQQTHASPRPSAEHHNSYQCAVDLVKVTANPEQTEDSRRYRADVNPLTSLEGLCEECPEPTEELMAVPEAQYTTVSKSSRDSFSTSSTSSGECYENTKNYVMVLPDPGLGQSSAVYDVFSPADLTPSEGPVHPGQTTNLNQSSGDEDEGPIYSPVSPDQDSSSEDDYDDIGSLQ encoded by the exons ATGAAGCTGCTTTTAATTCTACAACTGGGCTGTCTGTGTCACG CTTTGAAAAAGCCATCCACTCAAACAGACTCAACTGGTCTCCATGTGACAGCAGATGGAAATAATACAAGCGGAAGAGTACAAGAGCAATTCAGCA GTGTCCCTTACATCCACAAACTCGCTGGTAAATGCAGCTTCTCGCTGAGGATGCCTGGAAACAGTGATGTGGCTGCATTGCCAGCGGACTCTACAGATGTGCTCCTAGAACAGATGTGTCGGGATCTGGATTGCGGCAGCATCTATGCAGTGAACGGAACCAACTCTCCTCCCAATGCCACCTGCTTTCACGGCTGTTTGTACCGAGACGGTCGTTTGCACAACTGTTCAGAGAGTGTCGGAGGCAACTGCACTGGGGTCGCTGAAGTAATCTGTG GCCACCAGGCGGTCCGGCTGGCGGCGGGGGCGGACCGCTGCGCCGGCCGGGTGGAGCTGTGGGCCGACGGGCGCTGGGGCACCGTGTGCGACGATCAGTGGGACCTGCGGGACGCCCACGTCGTGTGCGGCCAGCTCGGCTGCGGTTACGCCCTCAGTGTGGCGGGCCAGGGAGGCCCCTTCCCGCCGGGCAGAGGACCGATCCACCTGGACGAGCTGAACTGCACCGGCCGCGAGAAGAACCTGTGGAGCTGCCCGGCCGCGCAGGGCGAGCAAGACTGCGGACACAAAGAGGACGCCGGGGTCGTGTGCTCGG agaggagagcggTCAGACTGACCGGAGGTTCGGACCGTTGCTCTGGAAAGGTGGAGGTCCACCGCAATGGCAGCTGGGGAAACGTGTGCGACAACTGCTGGAACAAGCAGCTGGCCTCCATGGTGTGCTCCATGCTGGGCTGCGGTACCGAGCCGCTGAAGTTCTCCcagtttcttcctcctctcgtctTCAACGACGGGCCGCAGTGGTTCTATCAATGCGATCAGAACACGCAGAGTCTGTGGGAGTGCAAAGAGACGGTCAACTCGGCAAACCTGTGCGTGACCTCTAAGGCATCCGGGGTCATCTGCAACG GTTCCCTTGGGTTTCATGCTGCCACCACACCAACTATGACTAATGTAGCCGTAGCAACCACGCTGACGACCG GAGCCCCCTCATTGGTTCCCTCTGAAGGCTTACGGGCTTACGGGCTCCTCGGCACCGTCGCTCTGGCTCTTCTTCTCGTCGTGGTTCTCATCACAAACTCTGTGATCTGCTGCCATTACAGACGACGACACG CCATGTTGCTCCAGCAGACTCACGCCAGCCCACGACCGAGCGCCGAACATCACAACAGCTACCAATGTGCCGTCGACCTCGTCAAGGTCACCGCCAACCCAGAGCAGACGGAAG ATTCTCGGCGGTACAGAGCAGACGTAAACCCTCTGACGAGCCTCGAAGGCCTCTGCGAGGAAt gtcctGAACCCACGGAGGAGTTGATGGCAGTTCCAGAGGCTCAATATACCACAGTGTCAAAGAGCTCCAGGGACTCATTCAGtacctccagcacctcctctgGGGAATGCTACGAAAACACTAAGAACTATGTGATGGTCCTCCCAG ATCCAGGACTGGGCCAGTCGTCTGCTGTCTACGACGTCTTCAGCCCTGCAGATCTCACTCCCAGCGAAGGTCCAGTGCACCCCGGGCAAACCACCAACCTGAACCAGAGTTCAG GTGACGAAGACGAAGGCCCCATCTACTCTCCCGTTAGCCCGGATCAAGACTCCTCTTCTGAGGACGACTACGATGACATTGGCTCCTTGCAGTAA
- the LOC120826832 gene encoding T-cell differentiation antigen CD6-like isoform X3, which produces MKLLLILQLGCLCHALKKPSTQTDSTGLHVTADGNNTSGRVQEQFSSVPYIHKLAGKCSFSLRMPGNSDVAALPADSTDVLLEQMCRDLDCGSIYAVNGTNSPPNATCFHGCLYRDGRLHNCSESVGGNCTGVAEVICGHQAVRLAAGADRCAGRVELWADGRWGTVCDDQWDLRDAHVVCGQLGCGYALSVAGQGGPFPPGRGPIHLDELNCTGREKNLWSCPAAQGEQDCGHKEDAGVVCSERRAVRLTGGSDRCSGKVEVHRNGSWGNVCDNCWNKQLASMVCSMLGCGTEPLKFSQFLPPLVFNDGPQWFYQCDQNTQSLWECKETVNSANLCVTSKASGVICNGSLGFHAATTPTMTNVAVATTLTTGAPSLVPSEGLRAYGLLGTVALALLLVVVLITNSVICCHYRRRHAMLLQQTHASPRPSAEHHNSYQCAVDLVKVTANPEQTEEVPPNTRYIWTQLSSAESTSVDTDYEQYEQSDEKPVPLSTFRNSRRYRADVNPLTSLEGLCEECPEPTEELMAVPEAQYTTVSKSSRDSFSTSSTSSGECYENTKNYVMVLPDPGLGQSSAVYDVFSPADLTPSEGDEDEGPIYSPVSPDQDSSSEDDYDDIGSLQ; this is translated from the exons ATGAAGCTGCTTTTAATTCTACAACTGGGCTGTCTGTGTCACG CTTTGAAAAAGCCATCCACTCAAACAGACTCAACTGGTCTCCATGTGACAGCAGATGGAAATAATACAAGCGGAAGAGTACAAGAGCAATTCAGCA GTGTCCCTTACATCCACAAACTCGCTGGTAAATGCAGCTTCTCGCTGAGGATGCCTGGAAACAGTGATGTGGCTGCATTGCCAGCGGACTCTACAGATGTGCTCCTAGAACAGATGTGTCGGGATCTGGATTGCGGCAGCATCTATGCAGTGAACGGAACCAACTCTCCTCCCAATGCCACCTGCTTTCACGGCTGTTTGTACCGAGACGGTCGTTTGCACAACTGTTCAGAGAGTGTCGGAGGCAACTGCACTGGGGTCGCTGAAGTAATCTGTG GCCACCAGGCGGTCCGGCTGGCGGCGGGGGCGGACCGCTGCGCCGGCCGGGTGGAGCTGTGGGCCGACGGGCGCTGGGGCACCGTGTGCGACGATCAGTGGGACCTGCGGGACGCCCACGTCGTGTGCGGCCAGCTCGGCTGCGGTTACGCCCTCAGTGTGGCGGGCCAGGGAGGCCCCTTCCCGCCGGGCAGAGGACCGATCCACCTGGACGAGCTGAACTGCACCGGCCGCGAGAAGAACCTGTGGAGCTGCCCGGCCGCGCAGGGCGAGCAAGACTGCGGACACAAAGAGGACGCCGGGGTCGTGTGCTCGG agaggagagcggTCAGACTGACCGGAGGTTCGGACCGTTGCTCTGGAAAGGTGGAGGTCCACCGCAATGGCAGCTGGGGAAACGTGTGCGACAACTGCTGGAACAAGCAGCTGGCCTCCATGGTGTGCTCCATGCTGGGCTGCGGTACCGAGCCGCTGAAGTTCTCCcagtttcttcctcctctcgtctTCAACGACGGGCCGCAGTGGTTCTATCAATGCGATCAGAACACGCAGAGTCTGTGGGAGTGCAAAGAGACGGTCAACTCGGCAAACCTGTGCGTGACCTCTAAGGCATCCGGGGTCATCTGCAACG GTTCCCTTGGGTTTCATGCTGCCACCACACCAACTATGACTAATGTAGCCGTAGCAACCACGCTGACGACCG GAGCCCCCTCATTGGTTCCCTCTGAAGGCTTACGGGCTTACGGGCTCCTCGGCACCGTCGCTCTGGCTCTTCTTCTCGTCGTGGTTCTCATCACAAACTCTGTGATCTGCTGCCATTACAGACGACGACACG CCATGTTGCTCCAGCAGACTCACGCCAGCCCACGACCGAGCGCCGAACATCACAACAGCTACCAATGTGCCGTCGACCTCGTCAAGGTCACCGCCAACCCAGAGCAGACGGAAG AAGTTCCCCCAAACACCAGGTATATTTGGACCCAGCTTAGTAGCGCTGAAAGCACGTCAGTAGATACAGACTATGAGCAGTATGAGCAAAGCGATGAGAAGCCTGTCCCTTTATCAACCTTTCGGA ATTCTCGGCGGTACAGAGCAGACGTAAACCCTCTGACGAGCCTCGAAGGCCTCTGCGAGGAAt gtcctGAACCCACGGAGGAGTTGATGGCAGTTCCAGAGGCTCAATATACCACAGTGTCAAAGAGCTCCAGGGACTCATTCAGtacctccagcacctcctctgGGGAATGCTACGAAAACACTAAGAACTATGTGATGGTCCTCCCAG ATCCAGGACTGGGCCAGTCGTCTGCTGTCTACGACGTCTTCAGCCCTGCAGATCTCACTCCCAGCGAAG GTGACGAAGACGAAGGCCCCATCTACTCTCCCGTTAGCCCGGATCAAGACTCCTCTTCTGAGGACGACTACGATGACATTGGCTCCTTGCAGTAA
- the LOC120826832 gene encoding T-cell differentiation antigen CD6-like isoform X5 — translation MKLLLILQLGCLCHGVPYIHKLAGKCSFSLRMPGNSDVAALPADSTDVLLEQMCRDLDCGSIYAVNGTNSPPNATCFHGCLYRDGRLHNCSESVGGNCTGVAEVICGHQAVRLAAGADRCAGRVELWADGRWGTVCDDQWDLRDAHVVCGQLGCGYALSVAGQGGPFPPGRGPIHLDELNCTGREKNLWSCPAAQGEQDCGHKEDAGVVCSERRAVRLTGGSDRCSGKVEVHRNGSWGNVCDNCWNKQLASMVCSMLGCGTEPLKFSQFLPPLVFNDGPQWFYQCDQNTQSLWECKETVNSANLCVTSKASGVICNGSLGFHAATTPTMTNVAVATTLTTGAPSLVPSEGLRAYGLLGTVALALLLVVVLITNSVICCHYRRRHAMLLQQTHASPRPSAEHHNSYQCAVDLVKVTANPEQTEVPPNTRYIWTQLSSAESTSVDTDYEQYEQSDEKPVPLSTFRNSRRYRADVNPLTSLEGLCEECPEPTEELMAVPEAQYTTVSKSSRDSFSTSSTSSGECYENTKNYVMVLPDPGLGQSSAVYDVFSPADLTPSEGPVHPGQTTNLNQSSGDEDEGPIYSPVSPDQDSSSEDDYDDIGSLQ, via the exons ATGAAGCTGCTTTTAATTCTACAACTGGGCTGTCTGTGTCACG GTGTCCCTTACATCCACAAACTCGCTGGTAAATGCAGCTTCTCGCTGAGGATGCCTGGAAACAGTGATGTGGCTGCATTGCCAGCGGACTCTACAGATGTGCTCCTAGAACAGATGTGTCGGGATCTGGATTGCGGCAGCATCTATGCAGTGAACGGAACCAACTCTCCTCCCAATGCCACCTGCTTTCACGGCTGTTTGTACCGAGACGGTCGTTTGCACAACTGTTCAGAGAGTGTCGGAGGCAACTGCACTGGGGTCGCTGAAGTAATCTGTG GCCACCAGGCGGTCCGGCTGGCGGCGGGGGCGGACCGCTGCGCCGGCCGGGTGGAGCTGTGGGCCGACGGGCGCTGGGGCACCGTGTGCGACGATCAGTGGGACCTGCGGGACGCCCACGTCGTGTGCGGCCAGCTCGGCTGCGGTTACGCCCTCAGTGTGGCGGGCCAGGGAGGCCCCTTCCCGCCGGGCAGAGGACCGATCCACCTGGACGAGCTGAACTGCACCGGCCGCGAGAAGAACCTGTGGAGCTGCCCGGCCGCGCAGGGCGAGCAAGACTGCGGACACAAAGAGGACGCCGGGGTCGTGTGCTCGG agaggagagcggTCAGACTGACCGGAGGTTCGGACCGTTGCTCTGGAAAGGTGGAGGTCCACCGCAATGGCAGCTGGGGAAACGTGTGCGACAACTGCTGGAACAAGCAGCTGGCCTCCATGGTGTGCTCCATGCTGGGCTGCGGTACCGAGCCGCTGAAGTTCTCCcagtttcttcctcctctcgtctTCAACGACGGGCCGCAGTGGTTCTATCAATGCGATCAGAACACGCAGAGTCTGTGGGAGTGCAAAGAGACGGTCAACTCGGCAAACCTGTGCGTGACCTCTAAGGCATCCGGGGTCATCTGCAACG GTTCCCTTGGGTTTCATGCTGCCACCACACCAACTATGACTAATGTAGCCGTAGCAACCACGCTGACGACCG GAGCCCCCTCATTGGTTCCCTCTGAAGGCTTACGGGCTTACGGGCTCCTCGGCACCGTCGCTCTGGCTCTTCTTCTCGTCGTGGTTCTCATCACAAACTCTGTGATCTGCTGCCATTACAGACGACGACACG CCATGTTGCTCCAGCAGACTCACGCCAGCCCACGACCGAGCGCCGAACATCACAACAGCTACCAATGTGCCGTCGACCTCGTCAAGGTCACCGCCAACCCAGAGCAGACGGAAG TTCCCCCAAACACCAGGTATATTTGGACCCAGCTTAGTAGCGCTGAAAGCACGTCAGTAGATACAGACTATGAGCAGTATGAGCAAAGCGATGAGAAGCCTGTCCCTTTATCAACCTTTCGGA ATTCTCGGCGGTACAGAGCAGACGTAAACCCTCTGACGAGCCTCGAAGGCCTCTGCGAGGAAt gtcctGAACCCACGGAGGAGTTGATGGCAGTTCCAGAGGCTCAATATACCACAGTGTCAAAGAGCTCCAGGGACTCATTCAGtacctccagcacctcctctgGGGAATGCTACGAAAACACTAAGAACTATGTGATGGTCCTCCCAG ATCCAGGACTGGGCCAGTCGTCTGCTGTCTACGACGTCTTCAGCCCTGCAGATCTCACTCCCAGCGAAGGTCCAGTGCACCCCGGGCAAACCACCAACCTGAACCAGAGTTCAG GTGACGAAGACGAAGGCCCCATCTACTCTCCCGTTAGCCCGGATCAAGACTCCTCTTCTGAGGACGACTACGATGACATTGGCTCCTTGCAGTAA
- the LOC120826832 gene encoding scavenger receptor cysteine-rich type 1 protein M130-like isoform X7, giving the protein MKLLLILQLGCLCHGVPYIHKLAGKCSFSLRMPGNSDVAALPADSTDVLLEQMCRDLDCGSIYAVNGTNSPPNATCFHGCLYRDGRLHNCSESVGGNCTGVAEVICGHQAVRLAAGADRCAGRVELWADGRWGTVCDDQWDLRDAHVVCGQLGCGYALSVAGQGGPFPPGRGPIHLDELNCTGREKNLWSCPAAQGEQDCGHKEDAGVVCSERRAVRLTGGSDRCSGKVEVHRNGSWGNVCDNCWNKQLASMVCSMLGCGTEPLKFSQFLPPLVFNDGPQWFYQCDQNTQSLWECKETVNSANLCVTSKASGVICNGSLGFHAATTPTMTNVAVATTLTTGAPSLVPSEGLRAYGLLGTVALALLLVVVLITNSVICCHYRRRHAMLLQQTHASPRPSAEHHNSYQCAVDLVKVTANPEQTEDSRRYRADVNPLTSLEGLCEECPEPTEELMAVPEAQYTTVSKSSRDSFSTSSTSSGECYENTKNYVMVLPDPGLGQSSAVYDVFSPADLTPSEGPVHPGQTTNLNQSSGDEDEGPIYSPVSPDQDSSSEDDYDDIGSLQ; this is encoded by the exons ATGAAGCTGCTTTTAATTCTACAACTGGGCTGTCTGTGTCACG GTGTCCCTTACATCCACAAACTCGCTGGTAAATGCAGCTTCTCGCTGAGGATGCCTGGAAACAGTGATGTGGCTGCATTGCCAGCGGACTCTACAGATGTGCTCCTAGAACAGATGTGTCGGGATCTGGATTGCGGCAGCATCTATGCAGTGAACGGAACCAACTCTCCTCCCAATGCCACCTGCTTTCACGGCTGTTTGTACCGAGACGGTCGTTTGCACAACTGTTCAGAGAGTGTCGGAGGCAACTGCACTGGGGTCGCTGAAGTAATCTGTG GCCACCAGGCGGTCCGGCTGGCGGCGGGGGCGGACCGCTGCGCCGGCCGGGTGGAGCTGTGGGCCGACGGGCGCTGGGGCACCGTGTGCGACGATCAGTGGGACCTGCGGGACGCCCACGTCGTGTGCGGCCAGCTCGGCTGCGGTTACGCCCTCAGTGTGGCGGGCCAGGGAGGCCCCTTCCCGCCGGGCAGAGGACCGATCCACCTGGACGAGCTGAACTGCACCGGCCGCGAGAAGAACCTGTGGAGCTGCCCGGCCGCGCAGGGCGAGCAAGACTGCGGACACAAAGAGGACGCCGGGGTCGTGTGCTCGG agaggagagcggTCAGACTGACCGGAGGTTCGGACCGTTGCTCTGGAAAGGTGGAGGTCCACCGCAATGGCAGCTGGGGAAACGTGTGCGACAACTGCTGGAACAAGCAGCTGGCCTCCATGGTGTGCTCCATGCTGGGCTGCGGTACCGAGCCGCTGAAGTTCTCCcagtttcttcctcctctcgtctTCAACGACGGGCCGCAGTGGTTCTATCAATGCGATCAGAACACGCAGAGTCTGTGGGAGTGCAAAGAGACGGTCAACTCGGCAAACCTGTGCGTGACCTCTAAGGCATCCGGGGTCATCTGCAACG GTTCCCTTGGGTTTCATGCTGCCACCACACCAACTATGACTAATGTAGCCGTAGCAACCACGCTGACGACCG GAGCCCCCTCATTGGTTCCCTCTGAAGGCTTACGGGCTTACGGGCTCCTCGGCACCGTCGCTCTGGCTCTTCTTCTCGTCGTGGTTCTCATCACAAACTCTGTGATCTGCTGCCATTACAGACGACGACACG CCATGTTGCTCCAGCAGACTCACGCCAGCCCACGACCGAGCGCCGAACATCACAACAGCTACCAATGTGCCGTCGACCTCGTCAAGGTCACCGCCAACCCAGAGCAGACGGAAG ATTCTCGGCGGTACAGAGCAGACGTAAACCCTCTGACGAGCCTCGAAGGCCTCTGCGAGGAAt gtcctGAACCCACGGAGGAGTTGATGGCAGTTCCAGAGGCTCAATATACCACAGTGTCAAAGAGCTCCAGGGACTCATTCAGtacctccagcacctcctctgGGGAATGCTACGAAAACACTAAGAACTATGTGATGGTCCTCCCAG ATCCAGGACTGGGCCAGTCGTCTGCTGTCTACGACGTCTTCAGCCCTGCAGATCTCACTCCCAGCGAAGGTCCAGTGCACCCCGGGCAAACCACCAACCTGAACCAGAGTTCAG GTGACGAAGACGAAGGCCCCATCTACTCTCCCGTTAGCCCGGATCAAGACTCCTCTTCTGAGGACGACTACGATGACATTGGCTCCTTGCAGTAA
- the LOC120826832 gene encoding T-cell differentiation antigen CD6-like isoform X2, with translation MKLLLILQLGCLCHALKKPSTQTDSTGLHVTADGNNTSGRVQEQFSSVPYIHKLAGKCSFSLRMPGNSDVAALPADSTDVLLEQMCRDLDCGSIYAVNGTNSPPNATCFHGCLYRDGRLHNCSESVGGNCTGVAEVICGHQAVRLAAGADRCAGRVELWADGRWGTVCDDQWDLRDAHVVCGQLGCGYALSVAGQGGPFPPGRGPIHLDELNCTGREKNLWSCPAAQGEQDCGHKEDAGVVCSERRAVRLTGGSDRCSGKVEVHRNGSWGNVCDNCWNKQLASMVCSMLGCGTEPLKFSQFLPPLVFNDGPQWFYQCDQNTQSLWECKETVNSANLCVTSKASGVICNGSLGFHAATTPTMTNVAVATTLTTGAPSLVPSEGLRAYGLLGTVALALLLVVVLITNSVICCHYRRRHAMLLQQTHASPRPSAEHHNSYQCAVDLVKVTANPEQTEVPPNTRYIWTQLSSAESTSVDTDYEQYEQSDEKPVPLSTFRNSRRYRADVNPLTSLEGLCEECPEPTEELMAVPEAQYTTVSKSSRDSFSTSSTSSGECYENTKNYVMVLPDPGLGQSSAVYDVFSPADLTPSEGPVHPGQTTNLNQSSGDEDEGPIYSPVSPDQDSSSEDDYDDIGSLQ, from the exons ATGAAGCTGCTTTTAATTCTACAACTGGGCTGTCTGTGTCACG CTTTGAAAAAGCCATCCACTCAAACAGACTCAACTGGTCTCCATGTGACAGCAGATGGAAATAATACAAGCGGAAGAGTACAAGAGCAATTCAGCA GTGTCCCTTACATCCACAAACTCGCTGGTAAATGCAGCTTCTCGCTGAGGATGCCTGGAAACAGTGATGTGGCTGCATTGCCAGCGGACTCTACAGATGTGCTCCTAGAACAGATGTGTCGGGATCTGGATTGCGGCAGCATCTATGCAGTGAACGGAACCAACTCTCCTCCCAATGCCACCTGCTTTCACGGCTGTTTGTACCGAGACGGTCGTTTGCACAACTGTTCAGAGAGTGTCGGAGGCAACTGCACTGGGGTCGCTGAAGTAATCTGTG GCCACCAGGCGGTCCGGCTGGCGGCGGGGGCGGACCGCTGCGCCGGCCGGGTGGAGCTGTGGGCCGACGGGCGCTGGGGCACCGTGTGCGACGATCAGTGGGACCTGCGGGACGCCCACGTCGTGTGCGGCCAGCTCGGCTGCGGTTACGCCCTCAGTGTGGCGGGCCAGGGAGGCCCCTTCCCGCCGGGCAGAGGACCGATCCACCTGGACGAGCTGAACTGCACCGGCCGCGAGAAGAACCTGTGGAGCTGCCCGGCCGCGCAGGGCGAGCAAGACTGCGGACACAAAGAGGACGCCGGGGTCGTGTGCTCGG agaggagagcggTCAGACTGACCGGAGGTTCGGACCGTTGCTCTGGAAAGGTGGAGGTCCACCGCAATGGCAGCTGGGGAAACGTGTGCGACAACTGCTGGAACAAGCAGCTGGCCTCCATGGTGTGCTCCATGCTGGGCTGCGGTACCGAGCCGCTGAAGTTCTCCcagtttcttcctcctctcgtctTCAACGACGGGCCGCAGTGGTTCTATCAATGCGATCAGAACACGCAGAGTCTGTGGGAGTGCAAAGAGACGGTCAACTCGGCAAACCTGTGCGTGACCTCTAAGGCATCCGGGGTCATCTGCAACG GTTCCCTTGGGTTTCATGCTGCCACCACACCAACTATGACTAATGTAGCCGTAGCAACCACGCTGACGACCG GAGCCCCCTCATTGGTTCCCTCTGAAGGCTTACGGGCTTACGGGCTCCTCGGCACCGTCGCTCTGGCTCTTCTTCTCGTCGTGGTTCTCATCACAAACTCTGTGATCTGCTGCCATTACAGACGACGACACG CCATGTTGCTCCAGCAGACTCACGCCAGCCCACGACCGAGCGCCGAACATCACAACAGCTACCAATGTGCCGTCGACCTCGTCAAGGTCACCGCCAACCCAGAGCAGACGGAAG TTCCCCCAAACACCAGGTATATTTGGACCCAGCTTAGTAGCGCTGAAAGCACGTCAGTAGATACAGACTATGAGCAGTATGAGCAAAGCGATGAGAAGCCTGTCCCTTTATCAACCTTTCGGA ATTCTCGGCGGTACAGAGCAGACGTAAACCCTCTGACGAGCCTCGAAGGCCTCTGCGAGGAAt gtcctGAACCCACGGAGGAGTTGATGGCAGTTCCAGAGGCTCAATATACCACAGTGTCAAAGAGCTCCAGGGACTCATTCAGtacctccagcacctcctctgGGGAATGCTACGAAAACACTAAGAACTATGTGATGGTCCTCCCAG ATCCAGGACTGGGCCAGTCGTCTGCTGTCTACGACGTCTTCAGCCCTGCAGATCTCACTCCCAGCGAAGGTCCAGTGCACCCCGGGCAAACCACCAACCTGAACCAGAGTTCAG GTGACGAAGACGAAGGCCCCATCTACTCTCCCGTTAGCCCGGATCAAGACTCCTCTTCTGAGGACGACTACGATGACATTGGCTCCTTGCAGTAA